The genomic segment CATCAGCAACGGTCTGGTGGACGCCAGCCGCATCCCGCACAACGGTGTGGCGGTGGTGCGCGTGTGGCAGGCCAACATCGCCAAGACCATCATCGCCCATGTGCCGATCACCGACGGTGCGGTGCAGGAAACCGGCGACTTCGAACTCGACGGTGTGACGTTCCCAGCCGCCGAAGTGCAACTCGAATTCATGGACCCGGCCGCCGAAGAAGAGGGCGCCGGGGGCTCGATGTTCCCCACCGGCAACCTGGTGGACGACCTGGAAGTGCCCGGCATCGGCACTTTCAAGGCGACCATGATCAATGCCGGCATCCCGACCATTTTCATCAATGCCCAGGACATCGGCTACACCGGCACCGAGTTGCAAAGCGCGATCAACAGCGACCCGAAAGCCTTGGCGATGTTCGAAACCATTCGGGCTTACGGCGCGTTGCGCATGGGCTTGATCAAGGATCTGGACGAAGCGGCCAAGCGTCAGCACACGCCGAAAGTGGCATTCGTGGCCAAGCCAGCCGATTACACGGCTTCCAGCGGCAAAGTGATTGCCGCCGGTGACGTCGACCTGCTGGTGCGCGCACTGTCGATGGGCAAACTGCACCACGCGATGATGGGCACGGCGGCAGTGGCTATCGGCACGGCAGCGGCGATTTCCGGGACGCTGGTCAATCTGGCGGCGGGCGGGACCGAGCGCAATGCGGTGCGCTTCGGCCATCCGTCCGGCACCTTGCGCGTGGGCGCGGAGGCCAGCCTGGTCAATGGCGAATGGAAAGTGAACAAAGCCATCATGAGCCGCAGTGCGCGGGTCTTGATGGAAGGGTTTGTGCGGGTGCCGGGCGACGCTTTCTGAGCCGGACACGGAACCCATGTGGGAGCGAGCCTGCTCGCGAAGGCGGGCTGACATTCAACATTAATGTCGATTGAGACA from the Pseudomonas sp. N3-W genome contains:
- the prpF gene encoding 2-methylaconitate cis-trans isomerase PrpF yields the protein MAHAPQIKIPATYMRGGTSKGVFFSLQDLPEAAQIPGPARDALLLRVIGSPDPYDKQIDGMGGATSSTSKTVILSKSIKADHDVDYLFGQVSIDKPFVDWSGNCGNLSAAVGSFAISNGLVDASRIPHNGVAVVRVWQANIAKTIIAHVPITDGAVQETGDFELDGVTFPAAEVQLEFMDPAAEEEGAGGSMFPTGNLVDDLEVPGIGTFKATMINAGIPTIFINAQDIGYTGTELQSAINSDPKALAMFETIRAYGALRMGLIKDLDEAAKRQHTPKVAFVAKPADYTASSGKVIAAGDVDLLVRALSMGKLHHAMMGTAAVAIGTAAAISGTLVNLAAGGTERNAVRFGHPSGTLRVGAEASLVNGEWKVNKAIMSRSARVLMEGFVRVPGDAF